The following coding sequences lie in one Pogoniulus pusillus isolate bPogPus1 chromosome 29, bPogPus1.pri, whole genome shotgun sequence genomic window:
- the SRC gene encoding proto-oncogene tyrosine-protein kinase Src isoform X1, with translation MCVCLLQPRTMGSSKSKPKDPSQRRRSLEPTDNAHHGGYPASQTPSKAAAPDNAHRTPSRNFGTMAAESKLFGGFNTSDTVTSPQRAGALAGGVTTFVALYDYESRTETDLSFKKGERLQIVNNTRKVDVREGDWWLAHSLTTGQTGYIPSNYVAPSDSIQAEEWYFGKITRRESERLLLNPENPRGTFLVRESETTKGAYCLSVSDFDNAKGLNVKHYKIRKLDSGGFYITSRTQFNSLQQLVAYYSKHADGLCHRLTNVCPMSKPQTQGLAKDAWEIPRESLRLEVKLGQGCFGEVWMGTWNGTTRVAIKTLKPGTMSPEAFLQEAQVMKKLRHEKLVQLYAVVSEEPIYIVTEYMSKGSLLDFLKGEMGKYLRLPQLVDMAAQIASGMAYVERMNYVHRDLRAANILVGENLVCKVADFGLARLIEDNEYTARQGAKFPIKWTAPEAALYGRFTIKSDVWSFGILLTELTTKGRVPYPGMVNREVLDQVERGYRMPCPPECPESLHDLMCQCWRKDPEERPTFEYLQAFLEDYFTSTEPQYQPGENL, from the exons ATGTGCGTctgtctcctgcagcccaggaccaTGGGGAGCAGCAAGAGCAAGCCCAAAGACCCCAGCCAGCGCCGGCGCAGCCTGGAGCCCACTGACAATGCCCACCATGGGGGTTACCCAGCCTCGCAGACtcccagcaaggcagcagctcccGACAATGCCCACCGCACCCCCAGCCGCAACTTTGGCACCATGGCTGCCGAGTCCAAGCTCTTTGgaggcttcaacacctctgacACGGTCACCTCACCGCAGCGTGCCGGGGCGCTGGCTG GTGGCGTcaccacctttgtggccctctatGACTATGAGTCCCGGACTGAAACAGATTTGTCCTTCAAGAAAGGAGAACGTCTGCAGATAGTCAACAACAC GAGAAAAGTGGACGTCAG GGAAGGTGACTGGTGGCTGGCTCATTCCCTCACTACAGGACAGACGGGCTACATCCCCAGTAACTATGTCGCACCCTCAGACTccatccaggctgaaga GTGGTACTTTGGGAAGATCACTCGTCGGGAGTCCGAGCGGCTGCTGCTCAACCCCGAAAACCCCCGAGGGACATTCCTGGTCCGGGAGAGTGAGACCACAAAAG GTGCCTACTGCCTCTCTGTCTCTGACTTCGACAACGCCAAGGGGCTCAACGTGAAGCACTACAAGATCCGCAAGCTGGACAGTGGTGGCTTCTACATCACCTCCCGCACCCAGTTCAACAGCCTACAGCAGCTGGTGGCCTATTACTCCA AACATGCTGATGGCTTGTGCCACCGACTCACCAACGTCTGCCCCATGTCCAAGCCCCAGACCCAAGGCCTTGCCAAGGATGCCTGGGAAATCCCCCGGGAATCACTGCGGTTGGAGGTCAAGCTGGGACAGGGCTGCTTTGGAGAGGTGTGGATGG ggaccTGGAATGGCACCACTCGGGTGGCAATCAAGACGCTGAAGCCTGGCACCATGTCCCCGGAGGCCTTCCTGCAGGAAGCACAGGTCATGAAGAAGCTTCGGCACGAGAAGCTGGTTCAGCTCTACGCCGTGGTTTCAGAGGAGCCCATTTACATCGTCACTGAGTACATGAGCAAGG GGAGCCTCCTGGACTTCCTTAAGGGTGAGATGGGCAAGTATCTGCGGCTGCCCCAGCTTGTGGACATGGCTGCTCAG ATTGCATCTGGCATGGCCTACGTGGAGAGGATGAACTACGTGCACCGGGACCTTCGGGCAGCCAACATCCTCGTGGGGGAGAACCTGGTGTGCAAAGTGGCTGACTTTGGCTTGGCCCGCCTCATCGAGGACAACGAGTACACTGCTCGGCAAG GTGCCAAGTTCCCCATCAAGTGGACAGCCCCCGAAGCTGCTCTGTATGGCAGGTTTACCATCAAGTCAGACGTCTGGTCCTTTGGCATTCTCTTGACCGAGCTGACCACCAAAGGCAGAGTGCCATATCCAG GGATGGTGAACCGGGAGGTGCTGGACCAGGTGGAGCGGGGGTACCGCATGCCCTGCCCACCCGAGTGCCCCGAGTCCCTGCATGACCTCATGTGCCAGTGCTGGCGGAAGGACCCAGAGGAGCGCCCCACCTTTGAGTACCTGCAGGCCTTCCTGGAGGACTACTTCACCTCGACAGAGCCCCAGTACCAGCCTGGCGAGAACCTATAG
- the SRC gene encoding proto-oncogene tyrosine-protein kinase Src isoform X2: MCVCLLQPRTMGSSKSKPKDPSQRRRSLEPTDNAHHGGYPASQTPSKAAAPDNAHRTPSRNFGTMAAESKLFGGFNTSDTVTSPQRAGALAGGVTTFVALYDYESRTETDLSFKKGERLQIVNNTEGDWWLAHSLTTGQTGYIPSNYVAPSDSIQAEEWYFGKITRRESERLLLNPENPRGTFLVRESETTKGAYCLSVSDFDNAKGLNVKHYKIRKLDSGGFYITSRTQFNSLQQLVAYYSKHADGLCHRLTNVCPMSKPQTQGLAKDAWEIPRESLRLEVKLGQGCFGEVWMGTWNGTTRVAIKTLKPGTMSPEAFLQEAQVMKKLRHEKLVQLYAVVSEEPIYIVTEYMSKGSLLDFLKGEMGKYLRLPQLVDMAAQIASGMAYVERMNYVHRDLRAANILVGENLVCKVADFGLARLIEDNEYTARQGAKFPIKWTAPEAALYGRFTIKSDVWSFGILLTELTTKGRVPYPGMVNREVLDQVERGYRMPCPPECPESLHDLMCQCWRKDPEERPTFEYLQAFLEDYFTSTEPQYQPGENL, from the exons ATGTGCGTctgtctcctgcagcccaggaccaTGGGGAGCAGCAAGAGCAAGCCCAAAGACCCCAGCCAGCGCCGGCGCAGCCTGGAGCCCACTGACAATGCCCACCATGGGGGTTACCCAGCCTCGCAGACtcccagcaaggcagcagctcccGACAATGCCCACCGCACCCCCAGCCGCAACTTTGGCACCATGGCTGCCGAGTCCAAGCTCTTTGgaggcttcaacacctctgacACGGTCACCTCACCGCAGCGTGCCGGGGCGCTGGCTG GTGGCGTcaccacctttgtggccctctatGACTATGAGTCCCGGACTGAAACAGATTTGTCCTTCAAGAAAGGAGAACGTCTGCAGATAGTCAACAACAC GGAAGGTGACTGGTGGCTGGCTCATTCCCTCACTACAGGACAGACGGGCTACATCCCCAGTAACTATGTCGCACCCTCAGACTccatccaggctgaaga GTGGTACTTTGGGAAGATCACTCGTCGGGAGTCCGAGCGGCTGCTGCTCAACCCCGAAAACCCCCGAGGGACATTCCTGGTCCGGGAGAGTGAGACCACAAAAG GTGCCTACTGCCTCTCTGTCTCTGACTTCGACAACGCCAAGGGGCTCAACGTGAAGCACTACAAGATCCGCAAGCTGGACAGTGGTGGCTTCTACATCACCTCCCGCACCCAGTTCAACAGCCTACAGCAGCTGGTGGCCTATTACTCCA AACATGCTGATGGCTTGTGCCACCGACTCACCAACGTCTGCCCCATGTCCAAGCCCCAGACCCAAGGCCTTGCCAAGGATGCCTGGGAAATCCCCCGGGAATCACTGCGGTTGGAGGTCAAGCTGGGACAGGGCTGCTTTGGAGAGGTGTGGATGG ggaccTGGAATGGCACCACTCGGGTGGCAATCAAGACGCTGAAGCCTGGCACCATGTCCCCGGAGGCCTTCCTGCAGGAAGCACAGGTCATGAAGAAGCTTCGGCACGAGAAGCTGGTTCAGCTCTACGCCGTGGTTTCAGAGGAGCCCATTTACATCGTCACTGAGTACATGAGCAAGG GGAGCCTCCTGGACTTCCTTAAGGGTGAGATGGGCAAGTATCTGCGGCTGCCCCAGCTTGTGGACATGGCTGCTCAG ATTGCATCTGGCATGGCCTACGTGGAGAGGATGAACTACGTGCACCGGGACCTTCGGGCAGCCAACATCCTCGTGGGGGAGAACCTGGTGTGCAAAGTGGCTGACTTTGGCTTGGCCCGCCTCATCGAGGACAACGAGTACACTGCTCGGCAAG GTGCCAAGTTCCCCATCAAGTGGACAGCCCCCGAAGCTGCTCTGTATGGCAGGTTTACCATCAAGTCAGACGTCTGGTCCTTTGGCATTCTCTTGACCGAGCTGACCACCAAAGGCAGAGTGCCATATCCAG GGATGGTGAACCGGGAGGTGCTGGACCAGGTGGAGCGGGGGTACCGCATGCCCTGCCCACCCGAGTGCCCCGAGTCCCTGCATGACCTCATGTGCCAGTGCTGGCGGAAGGACCCAGAGGAGCGCCCCACCTTTGAGTACCTGCAGGCCTTCCTGGAGGACTACTTCACCTCGACAGAGCCCCAGTACCAGCCTGGCGAGAACCTATAG
- the SRC gene encoding proto-oncogene tyrosine-protein kinase Src isoform X3 — translation MGSSKSKPKDPSQRRRSLEPTDNAHHGGYPASQTPSKAAAPDNAHRTPSRNFGTMAAESKLFGGFNTSDTVTSPQRAGALAGGVTTFVALYDYESRTETDLSFKKGERLQIVNNTRKVDVREGDWWLAHSLTTGQTGYIPSNYVAPSDSIQAEEWYFGKITRRESERLLLNPENPRGTFLVRESETTKGAYCLSVSDFDNAKGLNVKHYKIRKLDSGGFYITSRTQFNSLQQLVAYYSKHADGLCHRLTNVCPMSKPQTQGLAKDAWEIPRESLRLEVKLGQGCFGEVWMGTWNGTTRVAIKTLKPGTMSPEAFLQEAQVMKKLRHEKLVQLYAVVSEEPIYIVTEYMSKGSLLDFLKGEMGKYLRLPQLVDMAAQIASGMAYVERMNYVHRDLRAANILVGENLVCKVADFGLARLIEDNEYTARQGAKFPIKWTAPEAALYGRFTIKSDVWSFGILLTELTTKGRVPYPGMVNREVLDQVERGYRMPCPPECPESLHDLMCQCWRKDPEERPTFEYLQAFLEDYFTSTEPQYQPGENL, via the exons aTGGGGAGCAGCAAGAGCAAGCCCAAAGACCCCAGCCAGCGCCGGCGCAGCCTGGAGCCCACTGACAATGCCCACCATGGGGGTTACCCAGCCTCGCAGACtcccagcaaggcagcagctcccGACAATGCCCACCGCACCCCCAGCCGCAACTTTGGCACCATGGCTGCCGAGTCCAAGCTCTTTGgaggcttcaacacctctgacACGGTCACCTCACCGCAGCGTGCCGGGGCGCTGGCTG GTGGCGTcaccacctttgtggccctctatGACTATGAGTCCCGGACTGAAACAGATTTGTCCTTCAAGAAAGGAGAACGTCTGCAGATAGTCAACAACAC GAGAAAAGTGGACGTCAG GGAAGGTGACTGGTGGCTGGCTCATTCCCTCACTACAGGACAGACGGGCTACATCCCCAGTAACTATGTCGCACCCTCAGACTccatccaggctgaaga GTGGTACTTTGGGAAGATCACTCGTCGGGAGTCCGAGCGGCTGCTGCTCAACCCCGAAAACCCCCGAGGGACATTCCTGGTCCGGGAGAGTGAGACCACAAAAG GTGCCTACTGCCTCTCTGTCTCTGACTTCGACAACGCCAAGGGGCTCAACGTGAAGCACTACAAGATCCGCAAGCTGGACAGTGGTGGCTTCTACATCACCTCCCGCACCCAGTTCAACAGCCTACAGCAGCTGGTGGCCTATTACTCCA AACATGCTGATGGCTTGTGCCACCGACTCACCAACGTCTGCCCCATGTCCAAGCCCCAGACCCAAGGCCTTGCCAAGGATGCCTGGGAAATCCCCCGGGAATCACTGCGGTTGGAGGTCAAGCTGGGACAGGGCTGCTTTGGAGAGGTGTGGATGG ggaccTGGAATGGCACCACTCGGGTGGCAATCAAGACGCTGAAGCCTGGCACCATGTCCCCGGAGGCCTTCCTGCAGGAAGCACAGGTCATGAAGAAGCTTCGGCACGAGAAGCTGGTTCAGCTCTACGCCGTGGTTTCAGAGGAGCCCATTTACATCGTCACTGAGTACATGAGCAAGG GGAGCCTCCTGGACTTCCTTAAGGGTGAGATGGGCAAGTATCTGCGGCTGCCCCAGCTTGTGGACATGGCTGCTCAG ATTGCATCTGGCATGGCCTACGTGGAGAGGATGAACTACGTGCACCGGGACCTTCGGGCAGCCAACATCCTCGTGGGGGAGAACCTGGTGTGCAAAGTGGCTGACTTTGGCTTGGCCCGCCTCATCGAGGACAACGAGTACACTGCTCGGCAAG GTGCCAAGTTCCCCATCAAGTGGACAGCCCCCGAAGCTGCTCTGTATGGCAGGTTTACCATCAAGTCAGACGTCTGGTCCTTTGGCATTCTCTTGACCGAGCTGACCACCAAAGGCAGAGTGCCATATCCAG GGATGGTGAACCGGGAGGTGCTGGACCAGGTGGAGCGGGGGTACCGCATGCCCTGCCCACCCGAGTGCCCCGAGTCCCTGCATGACCTCATGTGCCAGTGCTGGCGGAAGGACCCAGAGGAGCGCCCCACCTTTGAGTACCTGCAGGCCTTCCTGGAGGACTACTTCACCTCGACAGAGCCCCAGTACCAGCCTGGCGAGAACCTATAG
- the BLCAP gene encoding bladder cancer-associated protein, with translation MYCLQWLLPVLLIPKPLNPALWFSHSMFMGFYLLSFLLERKPCTICALVFLAALCLICYSCWGNCFLYHCTGSQLPESAHDPSIVGT, from the coding sequence ATGTACTGCCTTCAGTGGCTGCTACCTGTCCTGCTCATACCCAAGCCCCTCAACCCAGCATTGTGGTTCAGTCACTCAATGTTCATGGGCTTCTACTTGCTGAGCTTCCTCCTGGAACGTAAACCTTGCACAATTTGTGCCTTGGTCTTCCTGGCAGCTCTATGCCTCATCTGCTACAGCTGCTGGGGGAACTGCTTCTTGTATCACTGCACAGGATCCCAGCTGCCGGAATCAGCTCACGATCCCAGCATAGTGGGCACCTAA